A part of Drosophila bipectinata strain 14024-0381.07 chromosome 3L, DbipHiC1v2, whole genome shotgun sequence genomic DNA contains:
- the PXo gene encoding solute carrier family 53 member 1 isoform X2 — protein sequence MKDSEGQKYKEMKAMLYAAIEQSPSAELVEREMVTRYFAKFDEEFFHYCDKELAKINTFYSEKMAEATRKYGSLRSELTEALEMGHPKKLPAWKRRTPLGKKNVPARKIQDLKLAFSEFYLGLILLQNYQNLNFTGFRKILKKHDKLLSVDYGARWRMDHVEAAHFYTNKDIDRLIQETEQAVTQDIEGGDRQRAMKRLRVPPLGEQQSPWTTFKVGLFSGAFVVLFITVVIAAMFYGFGENWRAGMRMFRAPFLIIECLFLWGVNVYGWRSSGVNHVLIFELDPRNHLSEQNIMEVASVFGVIWACCVLSYIFCDPLGIPQYAAPLCLYTLMAAFLLNPTKTFHHEARYWALRVLIRVIMAPFCFVNFADFWLADQLNSMVPAFLDIPFLICFFGKSPTWHKAGKAASHCVEYVSLLHPIVAILPAYFRFAQCIRRYRDTKESFPHLVNAAKYATSFFVVIFAHKYHTTTDTYPLSKENPWFYCWITAAIFSSCYAYTWDIKMDWGLFDSKAGDNRFLREEIVYSSTWFYYFGIIEDLILRFSWTLSMSLIEAGYIEGDVMMTILSPLEVFRRFIWNYFRLENEHLNNVGKFRAVRDISVAPMDCSDQTTILRMMDESDGVVNRRRGKAAGGKSANKKNKQEQRLLLQGESIEDLCG from the exons ATGAAGGACAGTGAAGGCCAAAAGTATAAG GAAATGAAAGCCATGTTATATGCGGCCATCGAACAATCCCCATCCGCTGAGCTCGTAGAGCGGGAAATGGTCACGCGATACTTTGCCAAATTCGATGAGGAATTCTTCCATTACTGTGACAAAGAGCTGGCCAAGATCAACACATTCTACTCGGAGAAGATGGCCGAAGCCACTCGAAAGTACGGAAGCCTGCGCAGCGAACTGACCGAGGCCCTGGAAATGGGGCATCCGAAGAAACTGCCGGCCTGGAAGCGGCGGACTCCGCTGGGCAAGAAGAACGTACCGGCACGAAAGATTCAAGATCTCAAGTTGGCATTTAGTGAATTTTATCTGGGACTTATACTGCTACAGAACTATCAGAATCTCAACTTCACGGGTTTCCGGAAGATACTTAAGAAACACGATAAGCTGCTTAGCGTGGATTACGGTGCCCGGTGGCGCATGGATCACGTGGAGGCGGCCCATTTCTACACAAATAAGGACATCGATCGGCTGATTCAGGAAACCGAGCAGGCCGTCACGCAGGACATCGAAGGCGGGGATCGTCAGAGGGCCATGAAGCGGTTGAGGGTACCGCCACTGGGGGAGCAACAGAGTCCATGGACCACCTTTAAAGTTGGCCTCTTCTCCGGCGCCTTTGTCGTGCTCTTCATTACGGTTGTGATTGCGGCCATGTTTTACGGATTTGGTGAGAACTGGCGGGCTGGCATGCGGATGTTTCGGGCCCCTTTCCTCATCATCGAATGCCTCTTCCTCTGGGGCGTCAATGTCTATGGATGGCGGTCGTCGGGAGTGAATCATGTCCTCATCTTCGAGCTGGATCCCCGCAATCATCTGTCCGAGCAGAACATCATGGAAGTGGCCTCGGTGTTTGGCGTCATTTGGGCCTGCTGCGTCCTTAGCTATATATTCTGCGATCCTCTAGGTATTCCACAGTATGCGGCTCCCTTGTGCCTGTACACATTGATGGCTGCATTTCTGTTGAATCCCACCAAGACCTTTCACCACGAGGCCAGATATTGGGCCTTGAGAGTTCTCATCCGAGTGATCATGGCTCCGTTTTGCTTTGTCAACTTTGCCGACTTCTGGCTGGCAGATCAGCTCAATAGCATGGTGCCTGCCTTCCTGGACATACCATTCTTGATTTGCTTTTTTGGCAAGAGTCCAACGTGGCACAAGGCCGGAAAGG CTGCCAGCCATTGTGTTGAATACGTGTCCCTGCTGCATCCCATTGTGGCCATCTTGCCCGCCTACTTCCGGTTCGCTCAGTGCATTCGTCGATACCGCGACACAAAGGAGTCATTTCCGCATCTGGTCAACGCAGCGAAGTATGCAACATCATTCTTTGTGGTGATATTCGCCCACAAATACCACACGACCACGG ATACCTATCCGCTGTCCAAGGAGAATCCCTGGTTCTATTGCTGGATAACGGCGGCCATCTTTTCGTCCTGTTACGCCTACACATGGGACATCAAAATGGACTGGGGTCTCTTCGACTCGAAGGCGGGCGACAATCGATTCTTGCGTGAGGAAATCGTTTATTCATCGACG TGGTTCTACTACTTTGGCATAATTGAGGACTTGATACTGCGCTTCAGTTGGACCTTGTCCATGAGCCTAATTGAAGCTGGCTACATCGAGGGCGACGTAATGATGACCATTCTCAGTCCCCTGGAGGTTTTCCGGCGATTTATCTGGAATTATTTCCGATTGGAGAACGAGCACCTCAACAATGTGGGTAAATTCAGGGCTGTGCGTGATATATCAGTGGCTCCAATGGATTGCTCAGATCAG ACCACAATTCTACGGATGATGGATGAATCGGATGGCGTGGTGAATCGACGACGCGGTAAGGCCGCTGGCGGCAAATCCGcaaacaagaaaaacaaacaggAGCAGAGGCTACTCCTGCAGGGGGAGTCCATCGAGGACCTGTGCGGCTAG
- the LOC108127635 gene encoding motile sperm domain-containing protein 2, producing the protein MPTDQEPTAEQIAEVRTAILKKLEAEPPAEPFHPNDLKRLKDSDLWISKLLKIYEFDLEKTNTRLWDNLIWRQSFGVNDITVNSLNQEFLNDGSIYAHNKDRDGKPLLIISMKKHSKSRNLDDLIRIIVYWVERLQQETNLDKITLFMDMTGSGLSNMDIDFIKANIGIFETKYPYVPNYIIVHELPFLLNAAFKIVKTFLPEEALRILRVTTKKDIDQYVDKDNCLKLWGGNDDYEYKFA; encoded by the exons ATGCCCACAGACCAAGAGCCCACCGCCGAGCAAATCGCCGAAGTTAGGACCGCCATACTCAAGAAATTGGAAGCCGAACCACCAGCAG AACCCTTCCACCCCAATGATCTAAAGCGGTTGAAGGACTCTGATCTCTGGATCAGCAAACTACTAAAAATCTATGAATTCGACCTGGAGAAGACCAACACCAGGCTGTGGGACAACCTGATCTGGCGCCAGAGCTTCGGGGTCAACGATATTACCGTTAATAGTTTGAACCAGGAGTTCCTAAATGATGGTTCCATCTATGCCCACAACAAGGATAGGGACGGAAAACCCCTGCTTATCATCAGCATGAAGAAGCACTCAAAGAGCCGCAACCTAGACGATCTCATACGCATCATCGTCTACTGGGTGGAGCGGCTGCAGCAGGAAACAAACCTGGATAAGATTACTCTCTTCATGGACATGACTGGCTCGGGCTTGAGCAACATGGACATAGATTTTATCAAGGCGAACATAGGGATTTTTGAGACCAAGTATCCTTATGTGCCGAACTACATTATAGTTCATGAGCTGCCCTTCCTCTTGAATG CTGCCTTCAAAATTGTAAAGACCTTCTTGCCCGAAGAGGCTCTCAGGATCCTGCGTGTCACCACCAAGAAGGACATTGATCAGTATGTGGATAAGGACAACTGCCTGAAATTGTGGGGCGGCAACGATGATTACGAGTACAAATTTGCCTAA
- the PXo gene encoding solute carrier family 53 member 1 isoform X1 encodes MKFAEHLTAHITPEWRKQYINYEEMKAMLYAAIEQSPSAELVEREMVTRYFAKFDEEFFHYCDKELAKINTFYSEKMAEATRKYGSLRSELTEALEMGHPKKLPAWKRRTPLGKKNVPARKIQDLKLAFSEFYLGLILLQNYQNLNFTGFRKILKKHDKLLSVDYGARWRMDHVEAAHFYTNKDIDRLIQETEQAVTQDIEGGDRQRAMKRLRVPPLGEQQSPWTTFKVGLFSGAFVVLFITVVIAAMFYGFGENWRAGMRMFRAPFLIIECLFLWGVNVYGWRSSGVNHVLIFELDPRNHLSEQNIMEVASVFGVIWACCVLSYIFCDPLGIPQYAAPLCLYTLMAAFLLNPTKTFHHEARYWALRVLIRVIMAPFCFVNFADFWLADQLNSMVPAFLDIPFLICFFGKSPTWHKAGKAASHCVEYVSLLHPIVAILPAYFRFAQCIRRYRDTKESFPHLVNAAKYATSFFVVIFAHKYHTTTDTYPLSKENPWFYCWITAAIFSSCYAYTWDIKMDWGLFDSKAGDNRFLREEIVYSSTWFYYFGIIEDLILRFSWTLSMSLIEAGYIEGDVMMTILSPLEVFRRFIWNYFRLENEHLNNVGKFRAVRDISVAPMDCSDQTTILRMMDESDGVVNRRRGKAAGGKSANKKNKQEQRLLLQGESIEDLCG; translated from the exons ATGAAGTTCGCCGAGCATCTGACCGCCCACATAACGCCCGAGTGGCGAAAGCAGTACATTAACTATGAG GAAATGAAAGCCATGTTATATGCGGCCATCGAACAATCCCCATCCGCTGAGCTCGTAGAGCGGGAAATGGTCACGCGATACTTTGCCAAATTCGATGAGGAATTCTTCCATTACTGTGACAAAGAGCTGGCCAAGATCAACACATTCTACTCGGAGAAGATGGCCGAAGCCACTCGAAAGTACGGAAGCCTGCGCAGCGAACTGACCGAGGCCCTGGAAATGGGGCATCCGAAGAAACTGCCGGCCTGGAAGCGGCGGACTCCGCTGGGCAAGAAGAACGTACCGGCACGAAAGATTCAAGATCTCAAGTTGGCATTTAGTGAATTTTATCTGGGACTTATACTGCTACAGAACTATCAGAATCTCAACTTCACGGGTTTCCGGAAGATACTTAAGAAACACGATAAGCTGCTTAGCGTGGATTACGGTGCCCGGTGGCGCATGGATCACGTGGAGGCGGCCCATTTCTACACAAATAAGGACATCGATCGGCTGATTCAGGAAACCGAGCAGGCCGTCACGCAGGACATCGAAGGCGGGGATCGTCAGAGGGCCATGAAGCGGTTGAGGGTACCGCCACTGGGGGAGCAACAGAGTCCATGGACCACCTTTAAAGTTGGCCTCTTCTCCGGCGCCTTTGTCGTGCTCTTCATTACGGTTGTGATTGCGGCCATGTTTTACGGATTTGGTGAGAACTGGCGGGCTGGCATGCGGATGTTTCGGGCCCCTTTCCTCATCATCGAATGCCTCTTCCTCTGGGGCGTCAATGTCTATGGATGGCGGTCGTCGGGAGTGAATCATGTCCTCATCTTCGAGCTGGATCCCCGCAATCATCTGTCCGAGCAGAACATCATGGAAGTGGCCTCGGTGTTTGGCGTCATTTGGGCCTGCTGCGTCCTTAGCTATATATTCTGCGATCCTCTAGGTATTCCACAGTATGCGGCTCCCTTGTGCCTGTACACATTGATGGCTGCATTTCTGTTGAATCCCACCAAGACCTTTCACCACGAGGCCAGATATTGGGCCTTGAGAGTTCTCATCCGAGTGATCATGGCTCCGTTTTGCTTTGTCAACTTTGCCGACTTCTGGCTGGCAGATCAGCTCAATAGCATGGTGCCTGCCTTCCTGGACATACCATTCTTGATTTGCTTTTTTGGCAAGAGTCCAACGTGGCACAAGGCCGGAAAGG CTGCCAGCCATTGTGTTGAATACGTGTCCCTGCTGCATCCCATTGTGGCCATCTTGCCCGCCTACTTCCGGTTCGCTCAGTGCATTCGTCGATACCGCGACACAAAGGAGTCATTTCCGCATCTGGTCAACGCAGCGAAGTATGCAACATCATTCTTTGTGGTGATATTCGCCCACAAATACCACACGACCACGG ATACCTATCCGCTGTCCAAGGAGAATCCCTGGTTCTATTGCTGGATAACGGCGGCCATCTTTTCGTCCTGTTACGCCTACACATGGGACATCAAAATGGACTGGGGTCTCTTCGACTCGAAGGCGGGCGACAATCGATTCTTGCGTGAGGAAATCGTTTATTCATCGACG TGGTTCTACTACTTTGGCATAATTGAGGACTTGATACTGCGCTTCAGTTGGACCTTGTCCATGAGCCTAATTGAAGCTGGCTACATCGAGGGCGACGTAATGATGACCATTCTCAGTCCCCTGGAGGTTTTCCGGCGATTTATCTGGAATTATTTCCGATTGGAGAACGAGCACCTCAACAATGTGGGTAAATTCAGGGCTGTGCGTGATATATCAGTGGCTCCAATGGATTGCTCAGATCAG ACCACAATTCTACGGATGATGGATGAATCGGATGGCGTGGTGAATCGACGACGCGGTAAGGCCGCTGGCGGCAAATCCGcaaacaagaaaaacaaacaggAGCAGAGGCTACTCCTGCAGGGGGAGTCCATCGAGGACCTGTGCGGCTAG